The Candidatus Goldiibacteriota bacterium genome has a segment encoding these proteins:
- a CDS encoding ATP-binding protein, protein MYKRPIFGELLKRFAEPRHFMQVLIGPRQVGKTTIASQLAQSVKMPVHSVSCDEPEFKSSSWIEQQWQSARIAAGKNGKKALLIIDEVQKINGWSETVKKLWDEDTKSKTSVYVLLLGSSSMLIQKGLGDSLAGRFEVSYASHWPFGEMNSAFGITFDQYTYYGGYPGAAVLINNSARWGSYISESLIETTVSKDILQMTRVDKPALLRRLLELGCSYSGQVLSYTKIMGQLQDAGNTTTLAHYLDLLSGAGIICGLNKYSGQKVRQRGSSPKFQAYDNALISVQSKLKFSEAKADTEFWGRLTESCIGAHLLNSIKGKGLELFYWEDGTGELDFVLAKKGKVAAIEVKSGRKKHKAPGIERFSKTFNTDKKYLVGTGGIPFEEFVKTDIEELL, encoded by the coding sequence ATGTACAAAAGGCCCATATTTGGGGAGTTATTAAAAAGGTTTGCCGAACCGCGCCATTTTATGCAGGTTCTTATCGGGCCGAGGCAGGTGGGAAAGACCACAATTGCATCCCAGCTTGCCCAAAGCGTTAAAATGCCGGTGCATTCGGTTTCCTGTGACGAGCCTGAATTCAAGTCATCCTCCTGGATAGAACAGCAGTGGCAGAGCGCAAGAATCGCCGCGGGTAAAAACGGCAAAAAGGCGCTTCTTATAATAGATGAAGTTCAGAAGATAAACGGTTGGTCTGAAACCGTCAAAAAACTGTGGGACGAAGACACAAAATCAAAAACCTCTGTTTACGTGCTGCTTTTGGGTTCGTCTTCCATGCTTATTCAAAAAGGGCTTGGTGACAGCCTTGCAGGCCGTTTTGAAGTGTCATACGCTTCACACTGGCCGTTTGGTGAAATGAACAGCGCGTTTGGAATCACGTTTGACCAATACACATATTACGGCGGTTATCCCGGCGCTGCTGTGCTTATAAATAACAGCGCAAGGTGGGGCTCCTATATCTCTGAATCTCTTATAGAAACAACGGTTTCCAAGGATATACTGCAGATGACAAGGGTTGATAAACCGGCGCTTTTGCGCAGGCTGCTTGAACTTGGGTGTTCTTATTCCGGGCAGGTATTGTCCTATACAAAAATCATGGGGCAATTGCAGGACGCGGGCAATACAACAACTTTGGCGCATTATCTTGACCTGCTGTCAGGCGCGGGCATTATTTGCGGGCTTAATAAATACTCCGGACAGAAAGTCAGGCAAAGGGGGTCCAGCCCTAAATTTCAGGCATATGACAATGCTTTAATTTCAGTGCAGTCCAAATTAAAATTCAGCGAGGCAAAGGCGGACACGGAATTCTGGGGAAGGCTTACGGAAAGCTGTATCGGCGCGCATCTGCTTAATTCCATTAAAGGAAAAGGGCTGGAACTGTTTTACTGGGAAGACGGAACCGGCGAGCTTGACTTTGTGCTTGCCAAAAAAGGCAAAGTTGCGGCCATTGAAGTTAAAAGCGGCAGAAAAAAGCATAAAGCGCCGGGTATTGAGCGGTTTTCTAAAACATTTAATACTGATAAAAAATACCTGGTAGGTACAGGCGGAATACCTTTTGAAGAGTTTGTTAAAACCGATATCGAAGAATTATTATAA
- a CDS encoding NAD(P)-dependent oxidoreductase codes for MAKLVVTGGAGFLGFHLCKKLADKYEKILVLDIDTFRKEEYAANVEYKKVDVRNFEAVKEAFKGYDAVVNAAAALPLWSKKDIYSTNVDGIKNVLEAAIANNINRVVQVSSTAVYGVPEKHPLFETDPLVGVGPYGETKITAEKICEEYRAKGMIVPVVRPKTFIGTERLGVFQILYDWVEAGALIPCIGNGNNRYELLEVQDLVDAIYLMLTKPAEIANDTFNVGAKNTPSVKQYLEEFFNRVGSKSRVMKTPAGLLIFFLEIFWILRISPLYKWVYGTAHKDSFVSIEKAETKLGWSPKFTEADALVHSYEWYIKHEKEVKGASGVTHRVAWKQGILAPFKGLMVLLNKNK; via the coding sequence ATGGCAAAATTAGTTGTGACCGGCGGCGCGGGATTTTTAGGGTTTCATCTCTGCAAGAAACTTGCGGATAAATACGAAAAAATCCTTGTGCTTGACATTGACACTTTTAGAAAAGAAGAGTACGCGGCAAATGTGGAATACAAGAAAGTGGATGTAAGAAATTTTGAAGCTGTAAAAGAAGCGTTTAAAGGGTATGACGCGGTGGTAAACGCGGCAGCAGCTCTTCCGCTGTGGAGCAAAAAAGATATTTATTCCACCAATGTTGACGGAATAAAAAATGTGCTTGAAGCGGCAATAGCAAACAATATCAACAGGGTGGTACAGGTAAGTTCCACCGCTGTTTACGGCGTGCCGGAAAAGCACCCGCTTTTTGAAACAGACCCGCTTGTAGGCGTGGGGCCTTACGGCGAAACAAAGATAACAGCGGAAAAAATATGCGAAGAGTACAGGGCAAAAGGCATGATAGTGCCTGTGGTAAGGCCCAAAACATTTATAGGGACAGAAAGGCTTGGAGTCTTCCAGATATTATATGACTGGGTGGAAGCGGGAGCGTTAATCCCATGCATAGGCAACGGCAATAACAGGTATGAACTTTTAGAAGTGCAGGACCTGGTGGACGCAATTTACCTTATGCTTACAAAACCCGCGGAAATAGCAAATGACACATTTAACGTGGGCGCGAAAAATACCCCGTCTGTAAAACAATACCTTGAGGAATTCTTTAACAGAGTGGGTTCCAAGTCGCGCGTCATGAAAACGCCGGCAGGGCTTCTGATATTCTTTCTTGAAATATTCTGGATACTGCGCATATCGCCGCTTTACAAATGGGTATACGGCACCGCGCATAAAGACTCCTTTGTCTCCATAGAAAAAGCGGAAACAAAACTTGGCTGGTCGCCAAAGTTTACCGAAGCAGACGCCCTTGTACACTCTTACGAATGGTACATAAAGCACGAAAAAGAGGTAAAAGGCGCAAGCGGCGTCACCCACAGGGTGGCATGGAAACAGGGAATTCTTGCGCCGTTTAAGGGATTAATGGTACTTTTAAATAAGAATAAGTAG
- a CDS encoding glycosyltransferase has product MDIKGKHIIEAGHVTEVYGPVQALRNYMQTQDCTFTFISHPFSYTGLEGSKAEVYVNGVLTTTKSGHKKSGNLLIQWTRDFFFNLGYGFKNKCDFFMAVDNLNGVSAVMLKLFGRAKKTGYYVIDHMDRRFKNPIFNFVYETLDYICLKYCDTVWILSERMADAKRKKFKLKGDNFQIVPVGVELDKVDKFFESEKIKEKTMVLMSYLDETKGVQLMIDAMDTILKQVSTAQLLIIGTGPYENALKEQTKRLNLENSVKFLGLMNHSELFKYIPHRRISIAPYIDDKNNYTWYADPTKPKEYLACGLPMVITDVPWVAEEVRRRPMGVVCAYNKEELAAACVKLLSDDAFYSVCLKNALEFSSLLSWGTIYDKAVSGS; this is encoded by the coding sequence ATGGATATTAAGGGCAAACATATCATTGAAGCCGGGCATGTTACGGAAGTTTATGGGCCGGTGCAGGCGCTTAGAAATTACATGCAGACGCAGGATTGCACTTTCACGTTTATCTCCCACCCTTTTTCATACACCGGGCTGGAAGGTTCTAAAGCCGAAGTGTATGTCAACGGCGTGCTTACAACAACTAAAAGCGGGCATAAAAAAAGCGGTAATCTTTTAATTCAGTGGACAAGGGATTTTTTCTTTAATCTTGGATACGGATTTAAGAATAAATGTGATTTTTTTATGGCGGTGGATAATTTAAACGGGGTGTCTGCCGTAATGTTAAAGCTTTTCGGCAGGGCAAAAAAAACCGGCTATTATGTAATAGACCACATGGACAGGCGGTTTAAAAATCCCATATTCAACTTTGTCTATGAAACTTTGGATTACATCTGCCTTAAATATTGCGACACGGTATGGATACTGTCGGAACGGATGGCTGATGCCAAAAGGAAAAAGTTTAAACTTAAAGGGGATAACTTTCAGATAGTACCTGTAGGTGTTGAACTTGATAAAGTGGATAAATTTTTCGAAAGCGAAAAAATTAAAGAAAAAACAATGGTATTAATGAGCTACCTTGACGAAACCAAGGGCGTGCAGTTAATGATAGACGCCATGGATACCATATTAAAACAGGTATCAACCGCTCAGTTGCTTATAATAGGAACAGGGCCTTATGAAAACGCTTTAAAAGAGCAGACAAAGCGCCTTAACCTTGAAAACAGCGTTAAATTTCTTGGCCTTATGAACCATTCTGAATTGTTTAAATACATCCCTCACCGCCGCATAAGCATTGCCCCTTATATTGACGACAAAAACAACTACACCTGGTACGCTGACCCTACCAAACCCAAAGAATACCTTGCCTGCGGCCTGCCAATGGTTATAACGGATGTGCCTTGGGTGGCGGAAGAAGTAAGGCGCCGGCCTATGGGGGTTGTATGCGCATATAATAAGGAAGAGCTTGCGGCTGCCTGTGTGAAACTTTTAAGCGATGACGCATTTTATTCCGTCTGCCTTAAAAACGCCCTGGAATTCTCGTCTTTACTCTCATGGGGGACAATTTATGATAAAGCGGTAAGCGGGTCTTAA